AAACAGCTCCAGTATGAacccatcaccccccccccgtcaCATCCTCGATTAGCACGTTGGCTCAGTGCAACTGCGTGAAATCTCACAGTGGAGCAGGTTGGGGGAACTGTGGGTTAGTGTGAACATTGTGATGCGTGTGTGAACTGCTCGCTCcggaacacacacatgcaggatggggggggggggggggggggggggggggggggggggggcaaggtACAAAAGAACCCCAACAAAGCGCCCGTGGCTGCACACAAGgaagcaaaatgcacaaaatgggTGTCATGGCAATGGGAAGAGACATCTGCAGGCGTCACTGTAGCAATCAGAGAGGGAAAGGGACAGGGACGGGGAGGGGAGCGGGGAGGGGTGTCATTATTGACTGAGTGATCcactggggagggggggtgttgtCGAGAGCAAGGAAACGATTAAAGATTGCGCCATAATTTGTTCGGAACAAATTGCTTCAGTCTCCAGCCAGACTGTGCATTGTTCCTGTGGCATTGTTAAGCCAGTGGACGAACTAAACAAAAACTATTTCATGGCTCTGACCTGAAAACGATAGTGTTGCGGTCATTACATACATGTATAATCCTCAATGGTCTCTGGCTTCTGCGTACAGTATCGTTTTTTTTGGAGAGCTTCGGGACTTCCGAATGAGCTTTTTGGGAGTCACTCTGCCAGCGCTCTGCCTCTTTTGCACCTTGACACTGATGAATGCCCATTATCAGCTCCTATCTGCACCCTGCACACCCACACGGGctgactcactcacacacacacagcgagggagagagacggagagggaGACCGGACTACGTCTGTGTGTGAGCGGAGGGGGGGGTTGGAGAAGGATGGAGggtgagagacacacacacacacacgtacactcacacGCATTCAGGGAACACACGTTGACAGGTGATGTCCAGCTGGGCTCTTCACGGGACCGCAGCGCCACCTGGACATGGCTCCGTGGAACTGCAGCTCTGGcattggaaaaaaacacacgctCCGAATCTCTTACTCACAAACTTAACACGATCAAGGAATCATTTACAGAATGCAGAATTCAGTATGGCGAACAATGCAGTTTGAGCGATCAATATATATACAGATCTACGCAATCATCAAATTATAAACAAGACAACGCAACAAAAGTTTCTTGACAAGTTTAAGCTAATTGAAGACTGATCAGCAGTTCGTTGCAactatgcatttatttttgctgtataTAGCTGGGAAGATTTGCAGAGTTTAAAACTTATCCTTCCAAATTCAAGGCACACATGAAACCTCAGTAATTACATTTTGGAAAAACCCCTAAGCTCATAAACACCCGGAACGCAAATGTATGGACATTAATcaaagaaaatgactttatttgAACCTTTGTTACGTTTCTTGACTTGTTTGTCTTCGTTGGTGCGGGTGTTAAAAAACGACCAAGTATACAACTCCTGccaacacatttttaaacatatataaaaaaaaaaaaaaaaagaggaaaacgTTTTTATTCGCCCCGCTCCTGCCAACAGACGTTGTGTAAGCGCGGCTCCCGTCATGCCGTGCGGCGGGGCGTCTCGCCGCGACAGCATGGGCGCCGCCGGCCGGATCGTGCTGGCCTACGCGGGCTTCGCCGCGGTCGTCGGCGTCGGCTGGGCGCTGTGGGTGATCGTGCGTCCCGGGGAGGAGCGGACAAGGGAAATACTGAAGGTGCAGGCGGCGTTTCGGGAATTAATAAAAGCCCAGGCCGCACAGGCCATATATAGATGTATATAATGGTTCCTCGTCCATTAGGAGCTGCCCGAGGCGAACCCGCTGCGCCTGGATGAGACCAGGAGGAGGAACGCGCTGATGATGCAGGTGCTGAAGGATGCCGCGGAGACCAAGGAGAACATCGCCCGCGGAACCGGCCCGCTGAAGTGAATTATGTCCCGCCATTTAAAACGTACCGGCTTGTTGTACTGATACGCcgctatatatgtatatatgcccGTACTCGGCTGTATGGTAGTTGCCCTTTCCTCTCCGGGAGTGGTTGTAATTTTTGCAAAAGAACGACGTTTTGCTCTTGGTGTGATTTGTTTTCGTGGAGACAAAACCCCCGAACAAGGCAAGAAATCAGCAAATGTGCCTGTTTCATTGCCACTGATTGGTTGcttgtcaaaataaaagtatttaagaCCCTCCCCGTCTGTCCACGAGTGTCGGGAtgcattttgttatatttaatgGCCCGCTTTAACGCTGGTTAGGTTAAAACCAAACACCGGTTAATTCTGGGTTAACGCCACCGCGTAATATCCAAGCTCGTAGGCGTTCGCGCAAATTATTTCAATCACTtccgggtgggggggggtcacccACGCCGGGCAGAACGCGAAGGTTATTCCGCGACCTGCAGCGAATTCGCCGATGCTCGGCGGTCTTCACGTCACTCCCTGCGACCAGGCGACATGTCCGCGCCGCCGCCCGAACCCGCGTCCCCGCCGCCGCTGCTCGGGTCGTGCTGGAGCTGCCGCGTCCTGGCCGGCGGCGCGCTCCTGCTGTCCGCGGGGTACGTGTACCTGGCCGCCCGCAGGACTATGCGCCTTGGCGGCCCGACCTCCATGGGAACCGTAGCGCAGATTGTCTTTGCGTCCGGTAAGCGCGCTTGTCGAGCCCGCGGTAAATTCTCTTTTATATACGGCCTATTTACTTGTAATCTGTCGGGGGGtttctgtttgtatttgtttaagaAGTCTTTGCGACTTTTTTTGTCAGTACGTATActtatgtatattatatatagaaatattattattgaaaaGGAGAGTAAAGCCCCGTGGGTTATAAACAGCGTGAAACTTCCATCATACAGAGGTAACCTCATGTGAATACCAAGCCAGCGTGTTAATGGCGTTTTTTATTGcctaaaacatatatatatatacacacacacttactatatattatatatacagtagaggccaaaagtctggacacagcttctcattcaatgtgttttctttattttcatgaccatttacggtagattctcactgaaggcatcaaaactatgaatgaacacatgtggagttatgttcttaacaaaaaaaaggtgaaataactgaaaacatgttttatattctagtttcttcctCCTTTgctctgctttgcacactcttggcattctctcgatgagcttcaagaggtcgtcacctgaaatgcttttccaacagtcttgaaggagttcccagaggtgtttagcacttgttggcccctttgccttcactctgcggtccagctcaccccaaactagggctgcacgatttgggggaaaaagacatattgcgattattgagatcaatattgcgatatgcgatatgataaacgtacaaactacttataccctgaaatgcccagtactttcaaaatacaatattctacaaaattaaataaatcacaaaaaactcttttacattactgtcgaacgacaaaccctggtaaggctaaacaactgttttgattatatttggccattataaaatcctgtattatagttcttacgtttaaccaaaacgttgtttggaggctgacttgaacacagggatgcatagctttgctagcttagctaaggttaagatttgtaaacagaggtgaatttctttaggaaaccttcaaagtttgagaaaagttaactaaacagctaagaacagtctaaatagttaatgcctacgtatagccaaaacgttgtttggaggctgacttgaacacaggaatgcatagcttcgctagcttagcctatcttagctaaggttaagacttataaaacggggattttataatggccaaatatattaaaaacaattgtccagccgtacctatgaaatgtaatccctggtttggagcgtacagcggtttgtacagccccaagcagcacaagagtgaggcatttttatgtacttctctccatagacatgtatatgcttcacgccacagcagagccgacgttgacgtacgatgcatcgcatcatgcgccgtctacccatatgtctccgaatcgaaagtcatgtgaccaaatacgtcacatccgactgaagtgagacttgcaaactttgagagaatgagagaatggatcggatatgttgccgatccaatccatgtactaatcatttaaattgcgTTCATGTAaatttgcgttcatgtaatcgcacagactgacatcgcgattacaattgtgattagattaatcgtgcagcactaccccaaaccatcttgactgggttcaggtccggtgactgtggaggccaggtctccactttttgttaagtacataactccacatgtgttcattcatagttttgatgcattcagtgagtaTCTAACAATTAAATCTAccaaaacacattgaatgagaaggtgtgtccaaacatttggcctgtactgtatatttaagtatgttatattatatagaaatataattatTGAAAAGGAGAGTAAAGCTTCGTGGGTTATAAACAGAGTGAAACTTCCATCATACAGAGGTAACCTCATGTTGCCAGCgtgttaatgttgttttttattgccTATAGTTGCCTGTATAGTTTTAATGTAGGGCTCCATTTCCTTATCAAATGTAAAAGTGTTTAATAATAGAAGGTTATACAAAAAGAAATCACCTTCTAACTCCATACTACAGAACAATACATCCTTTAAGCAAAGTGCAAGGTATTttccaaaatgaatgaaacagtCTCTGAGTGCGAAGAACATCAATAACCTTCTTGAATGTATTGTGTGGTGTTTAGGTCTCGCTGCCTGGGGAGTTGTGGTCATCACAGATCCGGTGGGGAAATCACAGAAGAAGATCGAACGCTGAGACTTTAATCCAACCACTTCAGACCTGATTTCAGAAAGCCCCACAAATCAAATGCACAGTACAGCAAACGCACAGCACTGATGCACATTAAATATTTGCTTTTCAGGCTGATGTTTGTATCAAGTGCTGTTCATAATTCTATGACATTTTCAGGATCTTACATAGAAAGGCATAACTCGTTTAAGGTGTAAATCTGATGAAGACGTTATGCGGAACTGAGAATGAGGAATTCATGTGGAGTCTG
The window above is part of the Denticeps clupeoides chromosome 6, fDenClu1.1, whole genome shotgun sequence genome. Proteins encoded here:
- the uqcc3 gene encoding ubiquinol-cytochrome-c reductase complex assembly factor 3 — encoded protein: MPCGGASRRDSMGAAGRIVLAYAGFAAVVGVGWALWVIVRPGEERTREILKELPEANPLRLDETRRRNALMMQVLKDAAETKENIARGTGPLK
- the LOC114792523 gene encoding distal membrane-arm assembly complex protein 1 — its product is MSAPPPEPASPPPLLGSCWSCRVLAGGALLLSAGYVYLAARRTMRLGGPTSMGTVAQIVFASGLAAWGVVVITDPVGKSQKKIER